TTTCGATTCGCCTTCTTCTCTCTCAACATTATCGTATGTGAAGACTTGTGTATTATAGCCAATCCACTCATATAATCCTTTAGAGAAACGATTGTACTCCTCAAGTGAAGCAATAGACTTAACAGCTCGATTACTTAACAATCTAAAATCACCGACACCATCTTCTAGATTAATATCTACAAAGTAATTAATTAATTTATAATAACTTCTTGTTAGTAATTTTCGAGGCTTTTTCTCACCTTCACGATTTCGCTTAGCAATGACTTGATCATACCCATCCAAATAGCCTTCTATCATTTTAGGTATAAATTCAGGTGGATGTTGTAAATCTGCATCAATCATTATTACTGCATCACAGTCTGTACTATATTGATAACCAGCGAGCATGGCAGACTCTTTTCCAAAGTTTCTACTAAATGAAACAAATTTAATATGGTAATCTTTATTCGCAACATCCTGTATATAATTTATAGTAGAATCTCTACTACCATCGTCGACAAAAAGTATTTCATAATCATATTGTCGACTCTCACTATCTTGAGATAATACTTCGGTTAATCGCTCATAAGTTTTTAGAATAACTTCACCTTCATTATAACAAGGTACAATGACTCTAATGTTCATAAATGTGCCACCCTCATTCTTTTTTAATTACGTAATCACAATATATACCAGCGTTATAATAAATTATTTAAACGAAACCAAATATTATGTTTGTTCATTTTAGGCTTCACATCAATAATTATAGTTTT
The genomic region above belongs to Staphylococcus durrellii and contains:
- a CDS encoding glycosyltransferase family 2 protein, yielding MNIRVIVPCYNEGEVILKTYERLTEVLSQDSESRQYDYEILFVDDGSRDSTINYIQDVANKDYHIKFVSFSRNFGKESAMLAGYQYSTDCDAVIMIDADLQHPPEFIPKMIEGYLDGYDQVIAKRNREGEKKPRKLLTRSYYKLINYFVDINLEDGVGDFRLLSNRAVKSIASLEEYNRFSKGLYEWIGYNTQVFTYDNVEREEGESKWSFSNLLNYAIDGLISFNNKPLRALIYLGLFVSFVSMLYIIYIFCGILLEGVDTPGYFSTIAAILLLGGIQLISIGIIGEYIGRIYYEVKQRPKYIVLATNIHEQTKDNGEIGTDYVPNFEDHAQHQTDKTPIDNK